One genomic window of Arachis hypogaea cultivar Tifrunner chromosome 8, arahy.Tifrunner.gnm2.J5K5, whole genome shotgun sequence includes the following:
- the LOC140174652 gene encoding uncharacterized protein: MTTDQSTMTTAANPTFPMDAQSIANFLNQISAIQAHVARTTVNPMQDPASPYFIHPSESLGNPLIPVKLNASNYSSWSRGMLLALKSKNKLKFIDGSIVKPDELDPLFEAWKKCNTYLVSWITVSLSPEISGSVIWNNNASDLWKELKRRYYQGDKFRVAELQEELFQLRQGDATITAYYTKLQSIWEDLNNFRPIPECTHCEQSCTCGLSVMREFRREDYTTRFLRGLND, encoded by the coding sequence ATGACAACTGATCAATCGACGATGACAACTGCTGCGAATCCAACCTTTCCTATGGACGCACAATCAATTGCAAATTTTCTGAATCAGATCTCTGCTATTCAAGCTCATGTGGCAAGAACTACTGTGAATCCGATGCAAGATCCAGCGAGCCCCTATTTCATCCATCCGAGTGAAAGTCTGGGTAATCCTCTCATACCTGTTAAATTGAATGCAAGCAATTATAGTTCGTGGAGCCGAGGCATGCTTTTAGCTCTGAAATCAAAGAACAAGTTAAAATTCATCGATGGATCCATTGTGAAACCGGATGAACTCGATCCACTGTTTGAAGCCTGGAAAAAGTGCAACACCTATCTGGTGTCATGGATAACTGTATCCCTCAGTCCAGAAATCTCAGGAAGTGTAATTTGGAACAACAACGCTTCAGACTTGTGGAAAGAACTGAAACGGAGGTACTATCAAGGTGACAAGTTCAGAGTTGCTGAGTTGCAAGAAGAGCTATTCCAACTCAGGCAAGGAGATGCCACTATAACTGCTTACTACACGAAGCTACAATCAATTTGGGAAGACTTGAACAATTTCAGGCCAATTCCAGAGTGCACTCATTGTGAACAATCGTGCACATGTGGACTGAGTGTGATGCGAGAATTCAGAAGAGAGGATTACACAACAAGATTTTTGAGAGGTCTCAATGACTAG